A stretch of DNA from Methanobrevibacter gottschalkii DSM 11977:
TACAATCTTTTAAATCTTCTATGAGCATTATGAACCAATGATTGTTTCAACTTTTAAAGAGTCTTATTTAAAACTCTCTAAACATATACATGTTGCTGTCCGTTTTATAATTTTTTTTCGACTGCTTTTAGATAAGTGAAAATTTATTGGATAAAATTTGATTTCAGGTATTTCAAATATATTATAATTATGTCTTATTTTGATTTAAAATGAGGAGCAGGCGGTAGTGTCTGGAGCTATTTTTTTTAAGCATTATCCAAGTTCAGAAATTTTTCTCTTGGATGTTAAAAGTGCAATTCTTTATCAATATTTCTGATAACCCGATTTTAAAAATGCTGCATGGAGTATTTTCTATAAAAAAGCATGCTTTAAAGACATCTTTGATTTTAAGCCAAAAACAGTTGATTTACAGATTATTGGCTAATCATTCAATTTTACACTTAAAAATAGAAATGGAGTAGATTTATAATCTACTGATTTTAATTAAAGATTCTACAGGAATGCCTTCAATTTCAGAAAGCCCTGCTTTATCAATAAGTACGGTGACGCAAGTTGGTTCCCCACCTAAGTCTTTTACTGTATGAATTACTTCCCTTACTGTTTTCCCACTAGTAATGACATCATCTACAATAACAACCTTTTTGCCTTCAACGGTTCCAAAGTTAGTGCTTATTGCACCTTCATCATCACTGGAGTCCTGATTTTTTCTGTGTTTGTTCGGGTGGAAAATAGCTATTGATGTGTCAATTCCAGTCATGTCTTCAATGAAATCAGCCATCACTGTTGCAAACGGCACTCCACTTACTGCAATACCTACAACAGTGTCTACTTCACCATGGGATAATGCCATATCACTTAAAGCACCTGAAACATAGCTTAAACGTGTGGAATTTCCACCAATACTCTTCCAATTAATAGCAAAGTCTACTGGTACCTCGGTTTTTTCTTCCGCTTTTTGAAGAGTCAACCATCTGGCAGTGTCCATACTTACATTAAGTTCGTCAGCGATTTCACCGGTTGTAAAACCGTGTTGTCTTAATTCTTGCGCTTTTGCAATTAATTTTTGTTTCACAGTATCACCTAATTATAATTCATCAAAACTAATTGGTTTGTGTTCTTTAGAGGATCTGTTTGCTGCAATAACCATTTTAAGAGCTTTAAGTCCGTCTTCACCAGTAATTTCTGGTTCGCTTCCTGTCACTACTGCATTTAAGAAGGAAGTTAATTCACTTTTTAAGGGCTCTTCATGTTTAATTTCGATATCCTGGGCAAATTTGCCATAAACCTCAATACTCTGCTGGATATAATCTACAGATATGATTCCGGCGGTACCTGTAAGTTCCAATTCTCTACGTTTGTATGGGGTTAACCAGTTTACTTCAATAATTCCAGTTGATTCATTATCGAAATTAACCATAATTTCAGCATGGTCTTCAAAGTCACAGTCATCCAATATGCTGTTCATAGTGCCGTAAACCTGTGTGATTTCCTCTTCAAACAAATAATTCAAAATGTCCAGGTCATGGATAGCTAAATCGATTGACACACCAACATCCTTAATTCTTGGTGGTAGCGGACCTACTCTTTTTGCAAATCCGGTTACAATATCTCCAATTACTCCATCATCAATAAGTTCCTTAGCTTTTCTAACAGCTGGATTGAATCTTTCAACATGCCCTGTTGCAAGCAGCACTCCGGCTTCTTTAGCAGCTGCAATCATTTCTTCTGCTTCTTCCAATGTAAATGCAATCGGTTTTTCAACCAGTATGTGTTTTCCATGTTTTATTGCTTCCATTACTGCAGCATGGTGGAATGTAGTTGGAACACATATGCTTACTGCTTCGATTTCGGGATTTTCAAGTAATTCAGAATATTCAGTATATCCTGTAGCACCATATTTTTTTTCAATTTTCTTAAGTGCTCTTTCACTCACATCACTTACAGCGACTAAATTTGCTTCTTCCATTTTGTGATAGACACGAACGTGGTTTTCACCCATTGCACCTACACCAATAACTCCTACGTTTACAGTTCTCAAATTAATTCCTCCGTTTAAACATAATTTTGGAAATGTTCTCCAATGCGTCTGCCAAGTTCAACCGCATCTTTAATAGAACCTTTCTGGGTTTCCTTTTTAAGGATTTCTCCTTGTTTAGTTAATAAGATTGAATAAAGTTTAAATTCTTTATTATTCACACGAGCAATAGCTCCAATAGGCCATTGACATCCTACACCAAGCTCTTCTAAAACCATCTTCTCTGCAAGCACTTCTTGCATGGAAATATGATCATTTAACTTTTGAATAATCTCTTTTTTATCAGAGTCTTTTCTAGTTATGATTGCAAGTGCACCCTGGCCTGCAGGCGGCGTAATATAATCTATTGGGAATACTTCTTTAATGTATTTTGTAAGATTTAATCTTTTAAGACCTGCTTCAGCCATTATTGTTGCATCCAAATCACTATTAAGTGCTTTATCAATCCTGGTTTCTATATTTCCTCTGATAGGTTTAAGTTCGAATTCTTTTTCGTAATGATTGCAAAATGCTTCTCTTCTAAGGCTGCTTGTTCCAAGTTTGGATCCCGGTCCAAGTTCCGCCCAGGTTTTTGAAGAAATAAGCACTTCATTTGGAGATTCACGTTTAGGAACTGCAGCAATTTCCAAATCTTCATTTAGTTCAGTCGGTAAATCTTTAAAACTGTGAACAGCAAAATCGACTTCTTCTTCTAAAAGAGCAATATCCAATTCTTTAGTAAACAAACCTTTCGAATCCATATTGTATAATTGTGAAGTGGTAATTTTATCTCCTTTTGTCTTAATAATTTCTAAATCAATAGCTTCACCAGTTATTTTTTCCAACCAGGCGCATACCTGTTTAGTTTGAGCTAAAGCTAACTGACTTCCGCGTGTTCCAACAATCATTTATTATCTCCAAGTTTTTAAAAATTAATTATGCAATTTAATTTTGTTATATTGTTAAGTTTTGCAAGTAATAATTATTAAATGTTTATAATTTTTCAAAATATTTTTTTAATATTTAAATTGATAATTTTTTCATCTTTGCTTTAATTTCCGGTAATCTGACCGATAAATAAAAAGAAGATTTTTATTGTTTTTTAATGCAATATCGTAAACATCATTGTAATTTTCAATTAACTGACATTTTTTAGACATTTTTTTCTGAATCGAACTTCCAACATCTCCTGTCAAAATAATATTGCAGGAGACATTGTCTAGAAGTTCACTTACTTTCTCCTCATCAATTTCTTCACAAGTTATTCCGTAGTCTCCACCAACAGCGATCAGGTAGTCATTTAAATTACATATCATGTTTATTGACTCTTCAATTGATTTAGTATTGATTCCGGGATTGATTTCTTCAATTACAGTAATATTTCCGATTTGTTTTTTATTTGTTCTTCCGGGGATTCCTTTGTAATTTTCAATTCCGTTTATAATTTTGTCTTTTGGAATTTCCAAACTTAGTGCAGTTAAGACAGCTCCTAAAACATTGCTCACGTTATGTTTTCCAGGTGCAAAAGCGGTCATGCTAATTTCACCAGAAATTATGTTGCCATTAATTGTTTCAACATGGCTGAATATGATGTCCATTTTAGTCTTATCTGGTGTGTATTTAACATCATCCAGATATAAATTTGAATTTTCGTCACTTAGGGAAAACGTGTTGACTTTATCATGCTTTATGTCATTGTAGTATGTGTCATATGCTTCTTTTTGACAAACTACAGTTCCGCATCTGAATACTTGTCTTTTAGCTTTACTTGCACTACTTTTACCTTTTGCAATCGGGTAATCCTCAGCAATGTTCAATAATACGCCAACATCCCCAATACCGCTAACTCCTAATGATGATTCAAAAATTGCCGAGTTATATCTGCGTGGGTTTTCACTTTCAGCAATGCCGCCGGCGATTTTACAGAGGGGATTGGATATTTTATATGCAAGATCAATTGTTTCTTTAATATTTGCCGGAGCTATTGAGATATTCTGTTTTAGCATGATTTTTTTTCTGTCTTCATAAAGCATAGCTCCAAGACTTGATAAAATCAACGGATTCTCATCAATTAAAATCTCTTTGAGCATAAAAACGCTGGATGTCTTGCCTTTAACTCCAGTCACTTCAACTTTTGGAAAATCACCTCCCCAATCCTCTAAAAGTTCGCAAATAATTTCATGGTGGGTTTGGAAAGTGTAGTTGAGGTCGGGATTGTGTTTAGCAATGTCTTTAAAACTTATAGGCATATGGATGGGGTAGATAATATTCATATCTCCCTTAAAACTTGCAAGATCACTTAACTGTATCAAATCTATTTTGTAAATACTAAGCATTTTAGCTTCAATGTCATTTAACGTGTTGTAGATATCATATGCAAGCACATTTTTTCCTTTTTTTGCAAGGCTAATTGCAATTTTAACTCCTCCGTGGGTTAAATCAATGACAAGATGATTCATTATTTGCACCTTGTATTTTTGGGATTCCACCTTCGCTTAATTTATCTTTAACTTTTTCATAGAAGTATTTGGTTGAAGTACGGATGAAGTAAGCGTCTTTGTCGGATTTTTTAAATTTAATTTCTTCTTCATATGCCGCCTCTTCATTGATTTGACCGTCGATAACGAATACTGCAGTTTTACCTTTTTTAAGTAATTTGACTGTAATTTCACTACTGTCCGATACTACGAATGGTCTTGCTCCAAGTTTATATGGGCAAATTGGTATTATAACGAAACCCGCTACTTTAGGATCAACAATCGGTCCTCCTGCAGACATTGCGTAAGCTGTTGAACCGCTTGGTGTTGAAATAATCAGTCCGTCTGCTCTTACTTCTTCAATTATTTCTCCATCCACTTGTATTTCAAAATGCATCATTTTTGCAGGTTTGTTTGTCATTACAACTACTTCATTCATTACACTGTATTGGTTGTTTTCGTGTGAAACAACAAGCCTGCTTCTTTTTTCTTTATAATAATCTCCTTTTAAAATGGAATTCAACGCTTCAAATGTATGTGGAGTTTCTATTTCAGTTAAAAATCCAACTGTTCCCATATTTATTCCGAATAATGGAATTTCAGGATTCATTTTTCCCTGTGCTCTTAGCAGTGTTCCGTCTCCTCCGAGAATTATTGCCATATCACAATCAAAGTCAAAAATCTTTTCTCCCAACTGTTTGAAATTTATATTTAAATTGAGATCTTCAAATGAATCCGCCATTTCCGGATGTTTTTCTTTAACTTCATTGATTATTTTATCTATTTCGGGGTTTTCTTTTAGTTCAGTTAATCTATGAGCTAATCCCTCTTCAATTGTTACTTCACGTCCATTTGTTAGTAAATAATCAATAATTTTTGCAGCAAATAAAATCGGTCTTGTCTGGTCAATTCTGGATACTATTCCTACTTTTCCAATAAAGTCGGTCTGATTGTCATTTAGGATATCAATCATCTGTTTATGGAGTATTATGTTATTGGCAGCTACAATAATTGTTTTTTCATAAATGCTTAGTATATTGTTTAGTTTCTGCCCGTATTTGTTTGTAATGATGCATCCCGCTTCTTCAAGAATTAATTTGGATGCTGCAATATCAATTATTCTGCTTCCTCTAAGGTCTAAAAATGCATCATATCTTCCGCTGGCAACATAAGACAATTCCAATACAACACTTCCTAAAACTCTCATACGACGAGCATTATCGACTAATTTGGAAGCTTGTGATGTGCCGCTTTTTGTAAATCCTCCAAGTGTCATGTCACTAATGTTTATGATGTTGCTGGGATGGACTTCTTCATTGTTCAGCCAACATCCTTTTCCTTTTTCAGCTTCAAAAAAATTACCATTGGCGAAATTACTTATAAAACCAAGTTCAACATCATTTAAAGTTGCAAGACGACCTTGATTGACACTGGAGACGGCTATTGAAATTCCAAAAGCAGGAATTTCTTTAATTGCATTATTGGTCCCATCAATTGGATCGACTAAAAATATGAACTTCGGTATTTCATCTTCTTTTAAATCAGTACGTCTGAGTTCATCAGTAAGTTTAATGCTTCTTTTAGTGCCACGGCCAAGTTTTAATTCTCCGATTTCTTCACTGACGATGTATGACAATACAGGTGCATTTTTTAGGATATTGATCATTTTATCTTCTGCAATTATGTCAATCAATGATGTTGGAGTTCCATCAGCACCAATTTTTACTTTCTCTCCAGATTCGGGTTTTCCAACATAGGGTCTAATTACTCTTGAAACTTCACGGATAATTTCATATGCTAAATCGGTTGCAATCTGTTTGTCTTTTGCATCCATGTTTATCACTCTATTAGTTCATCCTTTAAATAAACGACTGATGCAACAACTGATGCGATTTCACGAACAGTTGCTGTGGAGGATTCAACTATCAAATCCCCTTTTATTTTGACTCCTCGTTTATCCATCATATAGTTGACCATCATTTCTGCTTCTTCAATAAGTTCATTCGGATCTTCATTAATTCCTGTTGTTTCTACAACACATCCTAATTCTTCACCAATAGCTACTGCAATAACAGCAGTTATTTCATCTCCTGGGTTGTCTGATGTCACTTCTGATAAAACACAGTTCACCATAGATCCTGCTTTGAGTTTAGGTAACTTATTAATTTCCGCATTGCCTGCAAGCATACTGGATACTTTAATTAAGTTCACATCACCTATTCCAGCATCGGTTAGGGCATTATCAAATGCGTTTAATTTACTTGGACCTTCATCTTTTCCAGATACAATAGCTATTTTCATTTTATCACTAACCTTAGATTTGTATGTTATATTAAATAAATATTTAAATGATAAAAAAGTAACTAGATTTAGGTGCGCCTAATGATTTTAAATAAATATTTATCAATGATTTTATCGGCATGTTTTTTCATGCTACTTATGATGATTGTATCTGCTGTTACGGTTGTGTTCTTTAATGGGGGTTCCATCCCATATGTGGGCATTGTTTTTGTTGTAATTTTTTATTTTATGGCACGCATGTTCTATAATTATTTAAGAAATGATGAACTTTACAAAAACAATAAAAATTACACAAGCGATGCACCGGATGAGGAATATATGATTAAAGGTCCAAGAGATGCTAAAAAAATATTCATAATCTTCTGGGTAATAATTGTTCTGATTTTGGCAGCCGTCTCTTTATGGTTATATTCATTTAATATGGGTTCGGTCTAATTTATTTTTAAAAAAATTCTAATTCATAAATTACGCTATTTTAGCGAATAGTTTATATAAAATGGAAAAGATAGTTTATATTAATCTAGTAATATTCCTTATTATATAGATTAAAAACCGGTTTTTATTTATGGAGGAAAAATTATATGTCAACAAAAGTTGTAGAGATTAAAACATTAAAAGTTGGAAAGTACATCGTTTTAGGTGGAGAAGCTTGTAAGATTATCAGTTACACTACCTCATCTCCTGGTAAACACGGAGCTGCAAAAGCAAGAATTGAAGCAGTAGGTGTTTTCGACAACCAAAAAAGAAGTTTAGTCAAACCAGTGGATAACAAAGTAGATATTCCTATCATCGATAAAAGATTAGGGCAAGTTATTTCTATTCAGGGAGCTAATGTTCAATTAATGGACATGGAAAACTATGATACTCTTGATTTACCAATGCCTGAAGATTTAAAAGATTCCATCGTTGAAGGTATTGAAGTGGAGTACATTGTTGCTTTAGGTAATATGAAAATAATGAGAATAAGAGGATCTAACTAGATTCCTTTCTCTTATTCATGTTTCCTTTAAAAGATTAATTATGCTTTTAAATACATACGAACCATGGAAATTCGCATTTTCCAGTGAAAATGAAAATATTAAAGAAAATTCATTCGGGATAATCGGAGTTCCCTTTGACAGCACTACTTCTTATCACTCCGGTGCACGTTCGGGACCAATTGTTGTAAGGGAAGCATCATTTGGTTTTGAAAAATACAATACTATTTTTAATAAAGAATTAAACACTGTTTTTTATGATTTTGGCGATGTTAATGTAGTTCCCGGAAATTGCAGTAAAACTTGCCGGATAATTGAAGATACAGTAAATGAATTATCAGACTTGAAAATTAAACCTATAATAATCGGCGGAGAACATTCAGCATCAATCGGAGCTATTAAGGCACTATCTGAAAAATATGAAAGATTAACAGTAATACACATGGATGCTCACAGAGACCTTGCTTTTGATTTCATTGGTGAGAAATGTTCACATGCAACAGTTATGAGAAGAGCTCATGAACTGGGAGTCAATTTAGTTCAAATCGGAATCAGATCATCTTCTAAAGATGAAGAGGACTTTGTAAAATCAACCTATAATATTCAGACATTTAAAAACAAGGATGTTCACAAGCACATGGATGCAATTGAATATTACTTGACAAACATTGATGGACCTATTTATATTTCAGTAGACATGGATGTAATTGATCCGGCCATCGCTCCCAGTGTTGGAAATCCAACTCCCGGAGGATTATTTGTCTCTGAAATGGAAACATTACTTAAAACATTATCACATAAAAATGTGGTGGGCTTTGATGTCGTTGAAACTGCAAGTGATAGGCTGGGGGATAATACTGCGGTGGTTGCAGCTAAACTGATTTATGATTTTCTAACATTAATGGATTAATTTTAAAAATTAGTCATTGTAGCTCATTAACTGATTATATGTCTGTGATTTAAAATTATATTATTTAAATATAAAATTTCCATGCTTTCGAATAAGTTGAATAATGGTTATTAATTGAATGCTTTGAAATAAATTTGGATAAAACTCTTTTATCTAAAATATTTATAAATAATGTGTTTCCATCTCACAATCAAAAATACTTGTTTTATTCCAAAATTATTGATTCTTTAAATTTATATTTCAAATATTTTTTAAGCTTTAAACTTAATATTAATTTAAATGGCAGTGTTTTTATTAAAATGGATTTTAATTAATAATTTGAATAAGCGGATATTTTTTGAGATGTCCTTAATTACTGAGGTTAAAATCAATTCTGGTTAGTGATTTATAAAATAACAATACCATTAAATATCACCAAAACAAAATCTATAATATTAAATAAAAAACGGAGCATATTGTTATGAATAAAAGAACTATTGAGCTTTCAGGCCATATTATCGATTCATTGACTTTAACTAAAACAATGGGCATAATCATGGACAAAGGTGGAGAATTTGACATTCTTGAAATAGATGTTGGACGTAAAAAATCAGATATAAGTCATGCAAAAATTGAAGTTTCAGCAGATTCTCCCGAATTATTGGAGTCTATTTTAGATGAATTATCTGTACTTGGTGCTGCAATTGATGAAATTAAGGAAGTCAATCTCGTTGCATCTGTTAAAGATAAAGTTGCTCCTGAAGGTTTTTATTCATCATCTAATCATTCAACTCATATTTTCTATGATGGGGATTGGATTCCTGTTGAAGAAATTGAAATGGACTGTTTAGTAGTTGTTGATGAAGATGAAAAACGTGCTTTTGTAAAACCAATTGCCGATGTTAAGGTTGGCGATAAAATAGTAGTTGGTCTTGATGGGGTTAAAGTAACACCACCTCACAGATCAAGGGACGAACAACAGGTATTCGAGTTCATGAACAGTGAAGTATCTTCTGAAAAGCCTTTAATGAATTTAATTAAGGGTATTGCAAGTGAAATGAAAGAAATCAAGGCTAAAGGCGGAAAAATAGGTATTGTGGGTGGACCTGCTATCGTACACACTGGTTCCGGCAAATATTTGGCTGCACTTGTAAAAGAAGGATACATTGATGTTATAATGGCTGGCAATGCACTTGCAACTCATGATATTGAGTCAAACTTATTTGGTACTTCTTTAGGCATTGAAGTTGAAACAGGCAAAATTGTGGCTCATGGCCATACTCACCATATGAGGGCAATTAACAGAATCAATCGTTCCGGTTCGATTAAAAATGCGGTTGAAGATGGAACTTTAACTGGAGGAATTATGTATGAATGCATTAAGAATGATGTTCCATATGTTCTTGCAGGTTCCATCCGTGATGACGGACCGCTTCCTGATGTCATAACTGATACTGCAGAATCACAAAAGCTGATGAGGCATTATGCCCAGGAAGTTGACATGGTGATCATGATTGCAACAATGCTTCACTCAATTGCAACCGGCAACTTACTCCCTTCAAGGGTAAAAAGTATTTGTGTGGATATTAATCCATCCACTGTTACTAAGTTATCCGATAGGGGAAGTGCACAGGTTGTTGGTATTGTAACTGATATTGGAACATTCCTACCACTTCTCTATAACGCTTTGCATGAGGAATAGCATGGAATTTACAGCATACATTCTTGATGTATTGACTGATTCGGCATATCCCGCAAGAATTAAAATTGAAGATGGTATTTTTAAAGAGATTACTCCAATTTCTGCCGACTGTGAAATTGAATTGGATGTGGAAGGTTTATTGCTTCCGGGTTTTATTGATTCACATATTCATATTGAAAGTTCAATGCTTACTCCGGCACAATTTGCTAAAATTGCAGTAATGCACGGCACTACATCTGTTGTATGTGATCCTCATGAAATAGCTAATGTTTGTGGAATTGAGGGTATTGAATTCATGATTGAAAATGCAAGTCAGGTTCCATTTAATTTTTATTTTTCAGCACCGTCCTGTGTTCCTGCCACTTCATTTGAAACATCTGGTGCTGTTCTGGATTCTGAGGATATTGAATTTCTACTGAAAAAAGATGAAGTTGTCGCATTAGGGGAAATGATGAATTTCCCTGGTGTTATTGATGGTGATGTGGAAGTTATAGAAAAACTTGAATTGGCTAGAAAATATAAAAAACCGATTGACGGTCATGCACCACTGCTTTCAGGTAAAGAATTGGATAAATACCTTGAGCAATATATAATTACTGACCATGAATGCAGCAATTTCTCTGAAGCTATTGAAAAAAAGCAGAAAGGTATGAAAATAATGGTTCGTGATGGATCTTCTGCTAAAAATATGGAGGCTCTATTTGATTTTTCACAACGTATTGAATACTTGAGAAATCAGGATAGCTTTGGCATAATTCCGTCTGAAGTTCTGGAGAGAAGAATTCACTCACCTATTTTTGATTTTATTGTAAGTGATGACAAACACCCTAATGATCTGATTAAAGGTCATCTGAATAAATCTGTTAAAAAAGCAGCAGAGTTGGGTGTGGACATTATCAAAGCTATTGAAATGGTCACAATAAATCCCGCAGCGCATTATGGTTTGGAAGCAGGTTCTATTGTAACCGGTGCAAAAGCAGATTTTGTCGTAATAGATAATTTAATCGATTTTAACATTCTAAAAACATACGTTGCAGGCAGATGTGTCTTTGATGGTGAAAAGGTTTTATTCGATGCTCCTGAAGTTGATGCACGAAATTCAATCAAAACAACTAAAAAGACTGAAGAGGACTTTGAAGTCTATTTTGATGGTGATGAATGTGAAGTTAATGTTATAGAATGTTATAATGGTGAATTATTAACATCCAAATCTGGTGCAAATTTAAAAGTTATAAATGGAGTAGTTAAGCCTGATATCTATGATGATATTCTGAAAATATCTGTAGTTGAGAGATATGGCAAAAACAACATGACCAATGCTTTTATTAAAGGCTTTGGTCTTAAAAAAGGAGCTATTGCATCATCAGTTGCTCATGACTCCCATAATATTATTGTTGTTGGATATGACTCAGCAATGATGGCTGAAGCTGTAAATACAATCATTGAAAACAAAGGGGGATTTGCAATAGCAAGTGAAGACTTCAGTGAATCACTCTCTCTTCCGATTGCAGGACTTATGAGTAATGAAGATGCATTCGTTGTTGCAAATAAATTGGAAGTCTTACATAAAATGTCTCAGGCATTAGGATGTAAACTTGACTCCCCATTCATGACAATGGCATTCATGGCATTACTTGTTATTCCATCTCTTAAAATATCTGATTTGGGATTATTTGATGGAGATTCGTTTGAATTTATTGATGTTATTAAAAATTAGGGTTTATAACCTTTTCTTATTAATTCTTTTTTTATTTCACCCATTGCTTTTATATCCTCCCTATACCCCACTTTTGTCACTACACGGTTTGCTTCTCTGAATTTTTTAAGATATTCCTCTTTTTTATCTTCTCCAGCCATATCAAAACGGCTTAAATCAGCCAGTGATTCAATTACATAACCAAATCCTCTGTTCATGGCTTGAGTAGGTTTGTTTATCATCAATTGTGTGACTTTTGATTTAATGACAACAGCTGCACCATTCTTTTTAATAGGATCGCTTTGTTTTATGGCATCTGTTAGGCTAATTACTTCACATTTAAAATATGCATCCGCACATTTTAGGGAATTGTCTTCGCTGAAATAATCTTGAGGTAATTTTCCAATGGTTGATACAGTAAATAACTCCGGATTATGAGTAATATTTACAATAAACTCTCTTTGAGAGATAATATTTTCTAAAGTTTGACTTCCTTTAAAAATACGGTTC
This window harbors:
- the ade gene encoding adenine deaminase, with the translated sequence MEFTAYILDVLTDSAYPARIKIEDGIFKEITPISADCEIELDVEGLLLPGFIDSHIHIESSMLTPAQFAKIAVMHGTTSVVCDPHEIANVCGIEGIEFMIENASQVPFNFYFSAPSCVPATSFETSGAVLDSEDIEFLLKKDEVVALGEMMNFPGVIDGDVEVIEKLELARKYKKPIDGHAPLLSGKELDKYLEQYIITDHECSNFSEAIEKKQKGMKIMVRDGSSAKNMEALFDFSQRIEYLRNQDSFGIIPSEVLERRIHSPIFDFIVSDDKHPNDLIKGHLNKSVKKAAELGVDIIKAIEMVTINPAAHYGLEAGSIVTGAKADFVVIDNLIDFNILKTYVAGRCVFDGEKVLFDAPEVDARNSIKTTKKTEEDFEVYFDGDECEVNVIECYNGELLTSKSGANLKVINGVVKPDIYDDILKISVVERYGKNNMTNAFIKGFGLKKGAIASSVAHDSHNIIVVGYDSAMMAEAVNTIIENKGGFAIASEDFSESLSLPIAGLMSNEDAFVVANKLEVLHKMSQALGCKLDSPFMTMAFMALLVIPSLKISDLGLFDGDSFEFIDVIKN
- a CDS encoding DUF447 domain-containing protein — its product is MKTDLALIGMEKGRQYETIITTKNCENIKNAAPIGVICAGRDKILNRIFKGSQTLENIISQREFIVNITHNPELFTVSTIGKLPQDYFSEDNSLKCADAYFKCEVISLTDAIKQSDPIKKNGAAVVIKSKVTQLMINKPTQAMNRGFGYVIESLADLSRFDMAGEDKKEEYLKKFREANRVVTKVGYREDIKAMGEIKKELIRKGYKP